The following nucleotide sequence is from Molothrus ater isolate BHLD 08-10-18 breed brown headed cowbird chromosome 12, BPBGC_Mater_1.1, whole genome shotgun sequence.
TTTAGAGAACCTGGAATGGACTTCTTAAATGTAGCTACCCATCTGTTATGGATGATTTTGGTGAGAGAAAGGACACtctcctgcaccccaaaaccagtCCATTCTGTATTGAGTGATTCAGATAAAGATCCAGTGCTGCTTGGAATGTGTCCTTCTCCACACCCACTGGGGAGGTGAATCTGTGTGACCATGAGTTCTGAGTAAAGCTTGAAATCATGGTCAcctggcttctgctgctgcccctgatGACAAGTACAatcacttctgctgctgtgcattcTCTGAGGTGCTGCTTCTCTTTACATGTGTCACAATTAATCTTAAGAAGTCCAAGTGTTAAAAATTGAATGGAAGCAAGGTATTAAAGGAAGGCTTAAATAACCAACCATGTTCTTGGGGTTGGAATTAGTGCTACAGAAAGCTGCTTCTGTCCAACAGCTTCTGGACCTGACTGTTAGCTCTCTATGTCAGGAATAACTTTGCTGAAGTCAGGGAAACCAGATCAGTCTTCTCTGGTAGTGCCAGGACAGATGGCTCTAGGATGCATTCAGTGCAAGAGGGGACAAATTCCAGTCTCTTACTTAACTGCTGCTTGACCTTTGTTTGTCCTTTATTAcagaggcctcagaaacaatAGAGCCACAGCAGAGGACATTGCTCAATATTACCAACACTATGTGGTGAAGAAAGGACTGCAGAACAATTTCAGATGTGGCACTGTTGTGACCTCTGTGAGGAAAGTGAGTGCAGAGAGCATCTCCAACCACACCCAGAAAGATCTGCAGGAGGATAGTGACTCAATCTGGAGCTCTAATGAAAAAAGTGCAGAGGTCTTTCAGGTGGATGGATTTTTCAAAACTATGGAAGGTGATAAAGAGCCCTTCTCCATCTATGCAGAGAATGTGGTCCTGGCTACAGGAACATATGACAATCCTACCTGGCTTGGGGTCAAGGGAGAAAACCTTTCCTATGTCCACCACCAGCTGTCTGCCCTGGAAGAAGCAGTGAAGAATAACAGTGTTGGCATCATGACAGATCCAGTCTTGATTGTAGGTGCTGGTCTGACAGCTGCTGATGCCATTCTCTTTGCTCACCATTGCAATATTCCAGTAATCCACGTTTTTCGGAGGCGAGTCACTGATCCTGGCCTTATTTTTAACCAGCTCCCCAAAACAATGTACCCTGAATACCACAAGGTCCACCAGATGATGAAAGAACAgacagctgcctgtgctgggccctaTGAGCACTACATCAGCCTCCCTGAACATCACGTGCTCTCCTTTGGCAAGGACAAGAAATGCATCTTTCAAGACAAGAACGGCTGTCAGAAAGCTTATAAAATTTCCATGGCTCTTGTTCTAACTGGCTCAAACCCCAACCTCTCCTTTCTGCCAAACAATGGCACTGACTTGGCCCTGGACAGTGAGCAGCCAGTCAATCCAAAGAGGAATCCCATAGATGTTGATCCCTTCACCTATGAATGCACTCAGGAGAAAGGGCTCTACGCCCTGGGGCCCCTGGCAGGAGATAACTTTGTGCGCTTTGTGCAGGGAGGGGCTCTGGCTGTTGCCAGCTCTCTGCTAAAGAAAGCCAACAAAAATCCCCCCTAACAAAAAACCTCATCCCTGTTCTACCTCTGCTAGGGTGGGTTAGTGCTCCTTCCATCAAATCATCTGATCTGTGTGTCCTCAGTTCTAAAGGCCATTCCTGGTATTCTTCAAGGTTATATGGAGAGTTAGAAGGTTCCTGCTGAGTTATTTGAGAAGATTAAGTGACCAAATACAGGGTGGGTTCCACACACAGCAGTATTTTCAGTTCCTGGGAATTCAGCTCCTTTTCTGCATACCTGTGCATGGTTACTGGGACTGAGGCTTGTGCCTGGAAAAGCAAGGGCAAGACAGGAATTGCTCTTCTATCTAAAACCCTCCAGGTGACCGAAAATTGGATTGAGGAATCAATGTTAATTATTTTCAGATAGGAGGCCCACAACACTGTGTCTGTTGGTGTCTTACAGTGTTTTATCATGAAACAAAGTAAACTGACCTGGTTTTATGTACTCCTGTGGTTTGGCTGTATGTCCTTGCTAGGCCAGAAATCactgccaggtgctgcaggtgcctcTTTGGCACATGGGGAGTACTCTGCCAGTAAAAACTGACATACAAACACTCAAAACTGGATTGTCTCACTGACACCAGCAACAAGGAATATGtgattctttttaaaaatccagagaTTCCTGTGATGGGTTCTTCTCCTTCCTGAGAAGAAATGGTACTGATTTGCAAATACTTGGTTTGCCATCTTGCAGCTTCCTGCTTTCTAAATCCTAAACCTGGGGTAGCCAAattcctggcagctgctgtaGAGACAGGCAGAACTGAAGGGGAGCTACAGCTCCATCTTGGAATGCCCACGTACTGTATGGGGCTCCTGCTGCATAGAGGACTCTGGAAAGGTGCAATATGTTATATACTGGGTGAATTACTAATGtattatgtttttttaaaaaataatattatttgtATAAGAGGGGAAATGGCACAGTCACTTTTTGGTAGCTttatgctatatatatatatatgtataaaattttTATACTGTTTTTCTAAACGATTTCTATTGGCAGAATATTTTGTTACAGTCTTTCAGTCTGTTCTAAATCAGCTGGGGGGGATGGCAATGACGCCATCTATGTTGTAAGCAGCATTCTCAACAGACCTACAGGGCTTTCATTCCTCTCACAGGAAAAATTTCAGTCATAGCTAATTTAATTTGGTGTGAA
It contains:
- the OSGIN1 gene encoding LOW QUALITY PROTEIN: oxidative stress-induced growth inhibitor 1 (The sequence of the model RefSeq protein was modified relative to this genomic sequence to represent the inferred CDS: deleted 1 base in 1 codon); its protein translation is MLPDGKMCPLVTRPSNRSGLKTIPVVIIGNGPSGICLSYLLSGYTPYFKRHSLHPHPILQRKLEEAPEVSVLDQDLEYLSEGLEGRSHSPVALLFDTLQRPDTDFGGTAETVLTWWHEPDRAIPHLVLGRNAPGGAWHSIEGSMVTLSRGEWMGLPDLPFKEWLKQKKRGLRNNRATAEDIAQYYQHYVVKKGLQNNFRCGTVVTSVRKVSAESISNHTQKDLQEDSDSIWSSNEKSAEVFQVDGFFKTMEGDKEPFSIYAENVVLATGTYDNPTWLGVKGENLSYVHHQLSALEEAVKNNSVGIMTDPVLIVGAGLTAADAILFAHHCNIPVIHVFRRRVTDPGLIFNQLPKTMYPEYHKVHQMMKEQTAACAGPYEHYISLPEHHVLSFGKDKKCIFQDKNGCQKAYKISMALVLTGSNPNLSFLPNNGTDLALDSEQPVNPKRNPIDVDPFTYECTQEKGLYALGPLAGDNFVRFVQGGALAVASSLLKKANKNPP